A region of Aquila chrysaetos chrysaetos chromosome 13, bAquChr1.4, whole genome shotgun sequence DNA encodes the following proteins:
- the LOC115350088 gene encoding translation initiation factor IF-2-like: protein MEFQGASANSGGEPAGRALERGASGCQPRPSAGRGGAQPPPLPPVRRRSPRGSVPPGEPGKAAAGERGGDGSSLRENGRGESPGSGESGVAPSWRPSAFGARADRAAFQT from the exons ATGGAATTCCAGGGCGCTTCCGCCAATAGCGGCGGCGAGCCAGCCGGGCGGGCGCTGGAGCGGGGCGCGTCTGGCTGCCAGCCGCGTCCGtcagcggggcggggcggggcgcagccccctcccctccccccggTTCGCCGCAGGTCACCTCGGGGCTCGGTCCCGCCGGGGGAGCCGGGGAAGGCCGCGGCCGGTGAGCGCGGCGGGGACGGCTCCTCGCTGCGGGAGAATGGACGTGGGGAGTCGCCGGGGAGCGGCGAGAGCGGGGTTGCTCCCTCCTGGCGTCCGAGCGCGTTCGGAGCTAGAGCTGACAGGG CTGCATTTCAAACTTGA
- the LOC115350087 gene encoding histone H3.3A, with amino-acid sequence MARTKQTARKSTGGKAPRKQLATKAARKSAPSTGGVKKPHRYRPGTVALREIRRYQKSTELLIRKLPFQRLVREIAQDFKTDLRFQSAAIGALQEASEAYLVGLFEDTNLCAIHAKRVTIMPKDIQLARRIRGERA; translated from the exons ATGGCCCGCACCAAGCAGACCGCCCGCAAGTCCACCGGCGGCAAGGCGCCCCGCAAGCAGCTCGCCACCAAAGCCGCCCGCAAGAGCGCGCCCTCTACTGGCGGGGTGAAGAAGCCGCACCGTTACAG gcCGGGTACCGTGGCTCTCCGTGAAATCAGGCGCTATCAAAAGTCGACCGAACTTTTGATCCGCAAACTTCCCTTCCAGCGCCTGGTGCGTGAAATTGCTCAGGACTTCAAAACAGATCTGCGCTTCCAGAGCGCTGCCATCGGTGCTTTGCAG GAGGCAAGTGAAGCCTACTTGGTTGGCCTGTTTGAAGATACCAACCTGTGTGCTATCCATGCCAAACGTGTCACAATCATGCCAAAAGATATCCAGCTAGCACGCCGCATACGTGGAGAGCGTGCCTAA